One part of the Streptomyces lydicus genome encodes these proteins:
- a CDS encoding DUF6313 family protein: MNNPIPIPLDLALPPVRRTRRIRRLWRSRKALAGLTQWTIDWGLPFATGVTLLYVFAARAAGPGEVYRTFTLIDPPQHTLLWLASVIGWLAVPAVIGGVAGHVIATRIQSVKSISTSTLFQRRGWAARLRPPSRIDYLGGYFHGTLAEQVFVDAFVRVAHRNDWVKAQDHWEVIIKDTMSTQQFSKLDRHECLRQAQDATLIHMRPAALVGLCVVCVARKP, translated from the coding sequence TTGAACAACCCGATCCCTATACCCCTGGATCTGGCGCTGCCGCCGGTACGCCGTACGCGCAGGATCAGGCGGCTGTGGCGCTCCCGGAAGGCGCTGGCCGGGCTGACGCAGTGGACCATCGACTGGGGACTGCCGTTCGCCACCGGCGTCACCCTGCTGTACGTCTTCGCCGCGCGGGCGGCGGGTCCCGGCGAGGTGTACCGGACCTTCACCCTGATCGACCCGCCCCAGCACACGCTGCTGTGGCTGGCGTCCGTCATCGGCTGGCTGGCCGTGCCGGCGGTCATCGGTGGTGTGGCCGGTCATGTGATCGCCACCCGCATCCAGAGCGTGAAGTCGATCTCGACCAGCACGCTCTTCCAGCGGCGCGGCTGGGCGGCCAGGCTGCGGCCGCCGTCCAGGATCGACTACCTCGGCGGGTACTTCCACGGGACGCTGGCCGAGCAGGTCTTCGTGGACGCCTTCGTGCGCGTCGCCCACCGCAACGACTGGGTGAAAGCCCAGGACCACTGGGAAGTCATCATCAAGGACACCATGAGCACCCAGCAGTTCTCCAAGCTCGACCGGCACGAGTGCCTGCGCCAGGCGCAGGACGCGACGCTCATCCACATGCGGCCGGCCGCGCTGGTCGGGCTGTGCGTGGTGTGCGTCGCCCGGAAGCCGTGA
- a CDS encoding cytochrome P450 — MSHDPSDLPGSQEVPTLDPARPTGCPFDPPAGLARVREERPLSRLRYPDGHLGRLATGHAVTRAILGDSRFSARYELMHYPFPGGPEGPLPPAPVGDMTGMDAPEHTRYRRLLMGKFTVRRMRQLTDRVEEITTEHLDAMERRGPGADLVPAFAQPIPALMICELLGVPYADRDTFHRHTVALMTRDVTPEEQYAAMTGLQEYLHGLVLAKRAAPTDDLLGDLARDSDLTDEELSGLGSFLLAAGLDTTANMLAHGTFALLRHPEQAAALRGGPDLADQAVEELMRYLTVAHTTVRVALEDVALDGQVIKAGESVTLSLEAANRDPAKFADPDTLDIHRKATGHLGFGHGIHQCLGQQLARVEMKVALPALLTRFPTLRLAVPPEEVPLRTDMNIYGVHSLPVTWAEN; from the coding sequence ATGTCCCACGACCCGTCGGACCTTCCCGGCTCGCAGGAGGTCCCCACCCTGGACCCGGCCCGCCCCACCGGCTGCCCGTTCGATCCGCCCGCCGGCCTGGCCCGGGTGCGGGAGGAGCGCCCGCTCAGCCGGCTGCGCTACCCCGACGGCCATCTGGGCCGGCTCGCCACCGGCCACGCCGTCACCCGCGCCATATTGGGTGACTCGCGCTTCAGCGCACGCTACGAGCTGATGCACTACCCCTTCCCCGGCGGGCCCGAAGGCCCCCTGCCGCCGGCCCCGGTCGGCGACATGACCGGGATGGACGCGCCCGAACACACCCGCTACCGGCGCCTGCTCATGGGTAAGTTCACGGTCCGCAGGATGCGGCAGCTCACCGACCGGGTCGAGGAGATCACCACCGAGCACCTGGACGCGATGGAACGCCGGGGCCCGGGCGCGGACCTGGTTCCGGCGTTTGCCCAGCCCATCCCCGCGCTGATGATCTGTGAGCTGCTGGGCGTGCCGTACGCGGACCGCGACACCTTCCACCGGCACACGGTCGCGCTGATGACGCGGGACGTGACACCGGAGGAGCAGTACGCGGCCATGACCGGGCTCCAGGAGTACCTGCACGGGCTGGTCCTGGCCAAGCGGGCCGCACCCACCGACGACCTGCTCGGCGACCTGGCCCGGGACTCCGACCTCACTGACGAGGAACTGAGCGGCCTCGGCAGCTTCCTGCTCGCCGCCGGCCTCGACACCACCGCCAACATGCTCGCCCACGGCACCTTCGCCCTGCTGCGCCACCCCGAACAGGCCGCCGCCCTGCGCGGCGGCCCGGACCTCGCCGACCAGGCCGTGGAGGAGCTGATGCGCTACCTGACCGTCGCGCACACCACGGTGCGGGTGGCGCTGGAGGACGTCGCACTGGACGGCCAGGTGATCAAGGCCGGTGAGTCGGTCACCCTCTCCCTCGAAGCCGCCAACCGGGACCCGGCGAAGTTCGCCGACCCCGACACCCTCGACATCCACCGCAAGGCCACCGGCCATCTGGGCTTCGGCCACGGCATCCACCAGTGCCTCGGCCAGCAACTGGCCCGCGTCGAGATGAAGGTGGCCCTCCCCGCCCTGCTCACCCGGTTCCCGACCCTGCGCCTGGCCGTCCCGCCGGAGGAGGTGCCGCTGCGCACCGACATGAACATCTACGGCGTGCACAGCCTCCCGGTCACCTGGGCCGAGAACTGA
- a CDS encoding ABC transporter permease, whose protein sequence is MSTLSYAARDSATMLRRNLKHALRYPSMTFSVVAMPVVILLLFNYVYGGALGSGIGGSSKGGGAYIDYVAPGIILMAATSGALATAVGVCVDMTEGIVNRFRTMSISRAAFLTGHVVGSVIQTMAAIALVIGVALAMGFRPTASPVEWIAALGVLALVTLALTWLAAGIGLVAKNPESASNLPMPLTFLPFLGSAIVPPDSMPTGLRWFAEYQPFTPVIETLRGLLMGTEIGNSAYLAVAWCLALTLVGYVWARRTFNRTGTR, encoded by the coding sequence ATGAGCACGCTGTCCTACGCCGCGCGGGACTCGGCGACCATGCTGCGGCGCAACCTGAAGCACGCGCTGCGCTACCCGTCCATGACGTTCTCCGTCGTCGCGATGCCGGTCGTCATCCTGCTGCTGTTCAACTACGTCTACGGCGGGGCCCTGGGCAGCGGTATCGGCGGCTCGTCCAAGGGCGGCGGCGCGTACATCGACTATGTCGCCCCCGGGATCATCCTGATGGCCGCGACCTCCGGGGCGCTGGCCACCGCGGTCGGCGTCTGCGTCGACATGACCGAGGGCATCGTCAACCGGTTCCGTACGATGTCGATCTCCCGGGCCGCCTTTCTGACCGGCCATGTCGTCGGCAGCGTCATACAGACCATGGCCGCCATCGCCCTGGTCATCGGCGTCGCCCTGGCCATGGGCTTCCGCCCCACGGCCTCTCCCGTCGAGTGGATCGCCGCCCTCGGTGTCCTCGCGCTGGTCACCCTGGCGCTGACCTGGCTGGCGGCCGGAATTGGCCTGGTGGCCAAGAACCCCGAGTCGGCCAGCAACCTGCCCATGCCGCTGACGTTCCTGCCCTTCCTCGGCAGCGCCATCGTCCCGCCGGACTCCATGCCCACGGGACTGCGCTGGTTCGCGGAGTACCAGCCGTTCACCCCGGTCATCGAGACGCTGCGCGGTCTGCTGATGGGCACCGAGATCGGCAACAGCGCCTACCTCGCCGTCGCCTGGTGCCTCGCCCTCACCCTGGTCGGCTACGTGTGGGCCCGCCGCACCTTCAACCGCACAGGCACCCGGTAA
- a CDS encoding ATP-binding cassette domain-containing protein, translated as MTAASTTAVPPTRTAAALTAVGLRKSYGDKVVLDGIDLTIPEGTVFALLGPNGAGKTTTVQILSTLLPADAGQARLAGHDLVREADAVRAAIGVTGQFAAVDNLLTAEENLLLMADLHHLPRREGRRRAAELLRRFELTAVARKPVATFSGGMRRKLDLAMTLVGDPRIIFLDEPTTGLDPRSRRTMWETIRSLVADEGVTIFLTTQYLEEADQLADRIAVLDRGVLVAEGTAEELKRRIPGGHLRLRFADERRLASAADLFGTATREGEALALRIPSDGSIPALRSVLDVLESVALEAEALTVHTPDLDDVFLTLTGQAGPQKENAR; from the coding sequence ATGACCGCAGCATCCACCACCGCCGTCCCACCGACGAGAACGGCCGCGGCGCTCACCGCCGTCGGCCTCCGCAAGTCCTACGGAGACAAGGTCGTCCTCGACGGCATCGACCTGACCATCCCCGAGGGCACGGTCTTCGCCCTGCTCGGGCCCAACGGCGCCGGCAAGACCACCACCGTGCAGATCCTCTCCACGCTTCTCCCCGCCGACGCCGGCCAGGCCCGGCTCGCGGGCCACGACCTGGTCCGCGAGGCCGACGCGGTACGCGCCGCGATCGGCGTCACCGGCCAGTTCGCCGCCGTGGACAACCTCCTCACCGCCGAGGAGAACCTCCTGCTGATGGCGGACCTGCACCACCTGCCCCGCCGCGAGGGCCGCCGCCGCGCCGCCGAGCTGCTGCGCCGCTTCGAGCTGACCGCGGTGGCCCGCAAGCCGGTCGCCACCTTCTCGGGCGGTATGCGCCGCAAGCTCGACCTCGCGATGACCCTGGTCGGCGATCCCCGCATCATCTTCCTCGACGAGCCGACCACCGGACTCGACCCGCGCAGCCGCCGCACGATGTGGGAGACCATCCGCAGCCTGGTCGCCGACGAGGGCGTCACGATCTTCCTGACGACGCAATACCTGGAGGAGGCCGACCAGCTCGCCGACCGGATCGCCGTCCTGGACCGGGGCGTGCTGGTCGCCGAGGGCACCGCGGAGGAGCTCAAGCGCCGTATCCCCGGCGGTCACCTCCGCCTCCGGTTCGCCGACGAGCGCAGGCTCGCCTCGGCCGCCGACCTCTTCGGCACCGCGACCCGCGAGGGCGAGGCGCTCGCCCTGCGCATTCCCAGCGACGGCAGCATCCCCGCTCTGCGCTCCGTCCTCGACGTCCTGGAGTCCGTGGCCCTGGAGGCCGAGGCCCTCACGGTGCACACCCCCGACCTCGACGACGTCTTCCTCACCCTCACCGGCCAGGCCGGCCCGCAGAAGGAGAACGCCCGATGA
- a CDS encoding DUF4097 family beta strand repeat-containing protein — protein sequence MPGYDTPEPISVTLEFDVGSARISASKRTDTVVEVVPSNAAEDADVRVAQQTKVSLSNGQLVVKGPKKRSLFGRNGSIDVSIELPAGSDVQVTTPVADIVCEGRLGNCRIKTSVGTIQVEEAATANVRTDHGGISVDRITGDAEVAGMGRIDIGEIAGTAAVKNGNGESVIGEVHGDLRAKSANGLISVGVAHAGVDARSANGALRVGEVARGQVVLEAAAGDIEVGIRRSTAAWLDVNTRLGGVRNELGAAEGPDASDETVEVRARTALGDIVIRRA from the coding sequence ATGCCTGGATACGACACTCCGGAACCCATCTCCGTCACCCTCGAATTCGACGTCGGCTCCGCCCGGATCAGCGCGAGCAAGCGCACGGACACCGTCGTCGAGGTGGTGCCGAGCAACGCCGCGGAGGACGCCGATGTGCGGGTCGCGCAGCAGACCAAGGTCTCGCTGTCCAACGGCCAGTTGGTGGTCAAGGGCCCCAAGAAGCGTTCCCTGTTCGGCAGGAACGGCTCGATCGACGTGAGCATCGAGCTGCCGGCCGGCTCCGATGTCCAGGTCACCACACCCGTGGCCGACATCGTCTGCGAAGGCCGCCTCGGGAACTGCCGCATCAAGACCTCCGTCGGCACCATCCAGGTCGAGGAGGCCGCGACGGCGAACGTACGGACCGACCACGGCGGCATCAGCGTGGACCGCATCACCGGGGACGCCGAGGTCGCGGGCATGGGCCGGATCGACATCGGCGAGATCGCGGGCACCGCGGCGGTCAAGAACGGCAACGGCGAGAGCGTGATCGGCGAGGTGCACGGCGACCTGCGGGCCAAATCCGCCAACGGCCTGATCTCTGTCGGCGTCGCCCACGCCGGAGTCGACGCCCGGTCCGCCAACGGCGCCCTCCGGGTCGGCGAGGTCGCCCGCGGCCAGGTCGTGCTGGAGGCGGCCGCCGGTGACATCGAGGTCGGCATCCGTCGGTCCACCGCCGCCTGGCTCGACGTGAACACCCGCCTCGGCGGTGTGCGCAACGAACTCGGAGCCGCCGAAGGCCCCGACGCGTCCGACGAGACCGTCGAGGTGCGGGCCCGTACGGCCCTCGGCGACATCGTCATCCGCCGCGCCTGA
- a CDS encoding histidine kinase, which yields MDLTPYVDNLRHELAVAADAGGDEARALAERLTTPLESAARLTLLNALSAAMGEVTRDLAPGSVDVRLRGLDPEFVVSMPPSAEPYETVEELGSATGAAAHPAPVPAEAEEGGTARINFRLPAHLKARVEDAAGREGLSVNAWLVRAVATALEPGERLSRPSAPNRPRGQQGFTGWVR from the coding sequence ATGGACCTCACGCCGTACGTCGACAATCTCCGGCACGAGCTTGCGGTCGCCGCCGATGCTGGCGGGGACGAAGCCCGAGCGCTGGCCGAACGCCTCACCACACCCCTTGAGTCGGCCGCCCGGCTCACCCTGCTCAACGCGCTCTCCGCCGCCATGGGAGAGGTCACCCGTGACCTGGCGCCGGGCTCGGTCGATGTACGGCTGCGCGGGCTCGACCCCGAGTTCGTGGTGAGCATGCCGCCGAGCGCGGAGCCGTACGAAACGGTCGAGGAACTGGGGAGCGCCACCGGTGCGGCGGCGCACCCGGCGCCGGTGCCCGCGGAGGCGGAGGAGGGCGGCACGGCGCGGATCAACTTCCGTCTCCCGGCCCACCTCAAGGCCCGGGTCGAGGACGCCGCGGGGCGGGAGGGCCTCTCGGTGAACGCCTGGCTCGTGCGGGCCGTGGCCACCGCCCTGGAACCGGGCGAGCGCCTCAGCCGGCCGTCAGCCCCCAACCGCCCCCGAGGCCAGCAGGGCTTCACGGGCTGGGTCCGCTAG
- a CDS encoding patatin-like phospholipase family protein, which produces MDRDVDLGRGLVLGPGGIIGTAWTAGLAHGLRHEGVDLGEAELTVGTSAGAIVAAALSSGQDLERFAAPAPVAGPRPRTDARLMGEVFAVLGNPGLEPAEARRRVGRIALDHADPEAEQALLAVRRALIGTDTWPDRRLLITAVDAATGEPVVWDRSSGVPLTQAVAASSAFPGAAPPVTVQGRRYMDGALRSGTNADLARGCRALLVVDPMAHLHPQEPRDTEPLGTEPRGTDPRGTEQVGAEPVGAEPVGAEPVGAELPVAGTDSVVTVVPDPASVRAFGADLNDPAAREPAFRAGLHQAAAVVAQLRPWAAAKSGAAPRPTRP; this is translated from the coding sequence GTGGACAGAGATGTTGACCTCGGCCGCGGACTCGTCCTGGGCCCGGGAGGAATCATCGGGACCGCCTGGACGGCCGGGTTGGCCCACGGGCTGCGCCACGAGGGCGTGGACCTGGGCGAGGCCGAACTGACCGTGGGCACCTCGGCCGGCGCGATCGTCGCCGCCGCGCTCAGCAGCGGCCAGGACCTCGAACGGTTCGCGGCTCCCGCCCCTGTCGCGGGCCCCCGGCCGCGGACGGACGCGCGGCTCATGGGCGAGGTGTTCGCCGTGCTCGGCAACCCCGGCCTGGAACCCGCCGAGGCCAGGCGCCGGGTGGGACGGATCGCGCTCGACCACGCCGATCCCGAGGCGGAACAGGCGCTGCTCGCCGTGCGGCGGGCCCTGATCGGCACCGACACCTGGCCGGACCGTCGGCTCCTGATCACCGCGGTGGACGCCGCCACCGGTGAACCGGTGGTCTGGGACCGCTCCAGCGGTGTGCCACTGACGCAGGCGGTGGCGGCGAGCAGCGCGTTCCCCGGGGCGGCGCCCCCGGTCACCGTCCAGGGCCGCCGGTACATGGACGGGGCGCTGCGGTCGGGCACCAATGCCGACCTCGCCCGGGGATGCCGCGCCCTCCTCGTCGTCGACCCGATGGCGCACCTGCACCCCCAGGAGCCGCGCGACACGGAACCGCTCGGCACGGAGCCCCGCGGCACGGATCCCCGCGGCACAGAGCAGGTCGGCGCCGAGCCGGTCGGCGCCGAGCCGGTCGGCGCCGAGCCGGTCGGCGCCGAACTCCCGGTCGCGGGAACGGACTCCGTGGTGACCGTCGTCCCGGACCCGGCCTCGGTGCGCGCTTTCGGCGCCGACCTCAATGACCCTGCGGCCCGGGAACCGGCCTTCCGCGCGGGCCTCCACCAAGCCGCCGCTGTCGTCGCGCAGTTGCGTCCCTGGGCGGCGGCGAAGTCCGGTGCGGCGCCGCGTCCGACGCGCCCCTGA
- a CDS encoding TIGR03620 family F420-dependent LLM class oxidoreductase, which translates to MDLGRIGIWSRAFAHGDRGRAREAAAELEELGYGTLWLGGSPGLNPRGDLVTTAELLAATGRTVVAPACVSIWHQPATELAATYHALPADHRERLLLGLGVSHPQFEQRYQRPYTALRGYLDALDGSTPVLPRGVRFLGAHGPHMTRLAAARCAGVHPHLTVPAHTAAARTLLGDGPLLAPSVSVVRAASPSEARARARAALAPYLAQPNYANSWLRCGFGADDLAERGSDRLIDALFTWGTPERVGERAAARIADHLAAGADHVAVQVVTDQLHAFPLDEWRALAGELLPSRT; encoded by the coding sequence ATGGACCTGGGACGCATAGGTATCTGGAGCCGGGCCTTCGCGCACGGCGACCGTGGCCGGGCGAGGGAAGCCGCCGCCGAACTGGAGGAGTTGGGGTACGGGACGCTGTGGCTCGGCGGCAGTCCCGGGCTCAATCCCCGCGGTGACCTCGTCACGACGGCCGAGCTGCTGGCGGCGACCGGCCGCACGGTCGTGGCACCGGCATGTGTGTCGATCTGGCACCAGCCCGCGACCGAACTCGCCGCGACGTACCACGCCCTGCCCGCGGACCACCGCGAGCGCCTGCTCCTCGGCCTCGGCGTGAGCCACCCGCAGTTCGAGCAGCGCTACCAGCGGCCCTATACGGCGTTACGCGGCTATCTCGACGCCCTGGACGGATCAACTCCCGTGCTGCCGAGAGGCGTTCGGTTCCTCGGCGCCCATGGGCCGCACATGACCCGGCTCGCCGCCGCGCGCTGCGCCGGCGTCCACCCCCACCTCACGGTCCCGGCCCACACCGCCGCCGCCCGCACGCTGCTCGGGGACGGCCCGCTGCTGGCGCCCTCGGTGTCGGTGGTGCGCGCGGCGAGCCCGTCCGAGGCCCGGGCGCGGGCCCGCGCGGCCCTCGCGCCCTATCTGGCGCAGCCGAACTACGCCAACAGCTGGCTGCGGTGCGGCTTCGGCGCGGACGACCTGGCGGAGCGCGGCAGCGACCGCCTCATCGACGCGCTCTTCACCTGGGGCACCCCGGAGCGGGTCGGCGAACGGGCCGCCGCCCGGATCGCCGACCACCTCGCCGCGGGCGCCGACCACGTGGCGGTCCAGGTCGTCACCGACCAGCTCCACGCCTTCCCCCTGGACGAGTGGCGCGCGCTGGCCGGGGAGCTGCTCCCCAGCCGGACGTAG
- a CDS encoding SigE family RNA polymerase sigma factor, with the protein MTTPVCTGASSAAVFPSFSSYVRARGPVLLRAARSLSANPNDAEDLLQTALTKTFVAWERIEDHRALDGYVRRALINTRTSQWRKRKVEEFAVDELPEPDPLPAPDPAELAGLRDAMWRAVLRLPARQRAMVVLRYYEDLSEAQTAEVMEVSIGTVKSAVSRALAKLREDPELAMIA; encoded by the coding sequence ATGACCACGCCAGTGTGTACAGGCGCTTCGAGCGCCGCCGTGTTCCCCTCGTTCTCCTCCTACGTACGGGCCCGGGGACCGGTTCTGCTGCGCGCGGCGCGGTCGCTGTCCGCCAACCCCAACGACGCCGAGGACCTCCTGCAGACGGCGCTGACCAAGACCTTCGTGGCCTGGGAACGCATCGAGGACCACCGCGCCCTGGACGGCTACGTCCGCCGCGCGCTGATCAACACCCGCACCTCCCAGTGGCGCAAGCGCAAGGTCGAGGAGTTCGCCGTCGACGAGCTCCCCGAGCCTGACCCACTGCCCGCGCCCGACCCGGCCGAGCTGGCGGGACTGCGGGACGCGATGTGGCGCGCGGTGCTGCGGCTGCCCGCCCGCCAGCGGGCGATGGTCGTCCTCAGGTACTACGAGGACCTCAGCGAGGCCCAGACCGCCGAGGTCATGGAGGTCTCGATCGGCACGGTCAAGAGCGCCGTCTCACGCGCCCTCGCCAAGCTCCGGGAGGACCCCGAACTCGCCATGATCGCGTAG
- a CDS encoding lipid-transfer protein codes for MSLHRRDTLSGRAALAGIGATEFSKDSGRSELKLAVEAVHHALDDAGLTPSDVDGLVTFTMDTTPEITLAQAAGIGELSFFSRVHYGGGAACATVQQAALAVATGLADVVVCYRAFNERSGRRFGSGVQQREPSAEGAALGWVLPFGLLTPASWVAMAAQRYLHTYGLTPDAFGPVAVTGRRHAARNPAAYFHGRPITLADHAASRWIVEPLRLLDCCQETDGGQALVVTSPERARDLRQPPALVVAAAQGAGRAQEQMTSFYRDELTGLPEMNVVARQLWRTAALTPADIDVAILYDHFTPFVLMQLEEFGFCAPGEAADFVAADALPLNTHGGQLGEAYLHGMNGIAEAVRQLRGTSVNQVPGAARVLVTAGTGVPTSGLVLGTDD; via the coding sequence ATGAGCCTGCACCGCCGCGACACCCTCTCCGGCCGGGCCGCCCTCGCAGGCATCGGCGCGACCGAGTTCTCCAAGGACTCCGGACGCAGCGAACTCAAGCTCGCCGTCGAGGCCGTGCACCACGCGCTCGACGACGCCGGACTGACCCCGTCCGACGTCGACGGCCTGGTCACCTTCACCATGGACACCACCCCCGAGATCACCCTCGCGCAGGCCGCGGGGATCGGTGAACTGTCCTTCTTCTCCCGGGTCCACTACGGGGGCGGCGCGGCCTGCGCCACCGTCCAGCAGGCCGCCCTCGCCGTCGCCACCGGCCTCGCGGACGTGGTCGTCTGCTACCGCGCCTTCAACGAGCGCTCCGGCCGCCGCTTCGGCTCCGGCGTCCAGCAGCGCGAGCCGTCCGCCGAGGGCGCGGCGCTCGGCTGGGTGCTCCCCTTCGGCCTGCTCACCCCCGCGTCCTGGGTCGCCATGGCCGCTCAGCGCTACCTCCACACCTACGGGCTGACCCCGGACGCCTTCGGGCCCGTCGCGGTCACCGGTCGCCGGCACGCCGCCCGCAACCCGGCCGCGTATTTCCACGGCCGGCCGATCACCCTCGCCGACCACGCGGCCTCCCGGTGGATCGTCGAGCCGCTGCGCCTGCTCGACTGCTGCCAGGAGACCGACGGCGGACAGGCGCTCGTGGTCACCTCGCCGGAGCGCGCCCGCGACCTGCGCCAGCCACCGGCGCTCGTGGTCGCCGCCGCGCAGGGGGCCGGCCGCGCCCAGGAGCAGATGACCAGCTTCTACCGCGACGAGCTGACCGGCCTGCCCGAGATGAACGTGGTCGCCCGCCAGCTCTGGCGCACCGCCGCTCTCACCCCCGCCGACATCGATGTGGCCATCCTCTACGACCACTTCACGCCCTTCGTGCTGATGCAGCTGGAGGAGTTCGGCTTCTGCGCGCCCGGTGAGGCCGCCGACTTCGTGGCCGCGGACGCCCTCCCGCTCAACACCCACGGCGGCCAGCTCGGCGAGGCGTACCTGCACGGCATGAACGGCATCGCCGAGGCCGTCCGCCAGCTGCGCGGCACGTCCGTGAACCAGGTGCCCGGCGCGGCCCGGGTGCTGGTCACGGCGGGCACGGGAGTACCGACGTCGGGGCTGGTGCTGGGGACGGACGACTGA
- a CDS encoding MaoC family dehydratase — protein sequence MAAGDELPPLEIPLTRTLIVAGAVASRDYQDVHHDAEAAREKGSPDLFMNILTTNGLVGRYLTDHFGPRCTLRTLAIRLGAPNYPGDTMTLRGTVTEVTGGTATVRIVGANGLGNHVTGTATLNLPEDAP from the coding sequence GTGGCGGCCGGTGACGAGCTGCCGCCGCTGGAGATCCCCCTCACCCGCACCCTGATCGTCGCCGGCGCCGTCGCCTCCCGCGACTACCAGGACGTGCACCACGACGCCGAGGCGGCCAGGGAGAAGGGCTCCCCGGACCTCTTCATGAACATCCTCACCACCAACGGGCTGGTGGGCCGCTACCTCACCGATCACTTCGGGCCGCGCTGCACCCTGCGCACCCTCGCCATCCGCCTCGGCGCACCCAACTACCCGGGGGACACCATGACGTTGCGGGGCACCGTCACCGAGGTGACCGGCGGTACGGCGACGGTGCGGATCGTGGGGGCCAACGGACTCGGCAACCACGTCACCGGCACCGCCACCCTGAACCTCCCGGAGGACGCGCCATGA
- a CDS encoding bifunctional MaoC family dehydratase N-terminal/OB-fold nucleic acid binding domain-containing protein yields MKAYEGRPAATAGVGKDPVNAAMIRHWCEAMGDACPAYAGPDAIAPPTMLQVWTMGGLSGHTDRSAAYEELFGLLDGAGFTSVVATDCEQEYLRPLRPGERITFDAVIESVSERKTTKLGTGHFVTTRMDVRADGEPAGTHRFRILKYAPARPGPRARRPRPVINRDNAGFWEGVAQHRLLIQRCDGCGTPRFPWLPGCHACGSPEWTAVEARGTGTVHSYVVMHHPPFPAFDPPYAVGLIELAEGVRMVSNVIGVPYDEVRIGMAVRLVFLRVDAELELPVFRAVGDGAVGDGAV; encoded by the coding sequence CTGAAGGCGTACGAGGGCCGGCCCGCCGCCACCGCCGGCGTCGGCAAGGACCCGGTCAACGCGGCGATGATCAGGCACTGGTGCGAGGCGATGGGCGATGCCTGCCCCGCGTACGCCGGGCCCGACGCGATCGCGCCGCCGACCATGCTCCAGGTCTGGACGATGGGCGGGCTGTCGGGCCACACGGACCGCTCGGCGGCGTACGAGGAGCTGTTCGGGCTGCTCGACGGCGCCGGGTTCACCTCGGTCGTCGCGACCGACTGCGAGCAGGAGTACCTGCGGCCGCTGCGCCCCGGTGAGCGGATCACCTTCGACGCGGTGATCGAGTCGGTCTCGGAGCGCAAGACCACCAAGCTGGGGACCGGGCACTTCGTGACGACCCGGATGGACGTCCGGGCGGACGGCGAACCCGCGGGCACCCATCGCTTCCGGATCCTCAAGTACGCCCCGGCGCGGCCCGGGCCGAGGGCCCGGCGCCCGCGGCCGGTGATCAACCGGGACAACGCCGGGTTCTGGGAAGGCGTAGCGCAGCACCGGCTGCTGATCCAGCGGTGCGACGGCTGCGGGACGCCGCGCTTCCCCTGGCTGCCCGGCTGCCACGCGTGCGGCTCGCCCGAGTGGACCGCCGTCGAGGCGCGCGGCACCGGGACGGTTCACTCGTACGTGGTGATGCACCACCCGCCGTTCCCGGCCTTCGACCCGCCGTACGCGGTCGGGCTGATCGAGCTGGCCGAGGGGGTGCGGATGGTCAGCAACGTCATCGGCGTGCCGTACGACGAGGTGCGGATCGGGATGGCCGTGCGGCTCGTGTTCCTGCGTGTCGACGCGGAGTTGGAGCTGCCGGTGTTCCGTGCGGTCGGGGACGGTGCGGTCGGGGACGGTGCGGTCTGA